Below is a genomic region from Hyphomicrobium nitrativorans NL23.
CGCCGCCGCGAGGGTGGCGAGCGTGCGGCCATGGAAAGCGCCGCGGCAGGTCACGATCCGCCACCGCTCCGGCTGCCCGGAGACGAAATGATAGCGCCGTGCGGCCTTGATCGCGCCTTCGCAGGCTTCCGCGCCCGAATTGCAGAAAAATACCCGGTCGGCGAACGTGGCCGCGACGAGCCGCGCGGCCAGGTCTTCCTGGCCCGCGACGCGGTAGAGGTTGGATGTGTGCCAGAGCTTGCCGGCCTGCTCGGTCAGCGCCGCAACGAGCCGGGGATGCGCATGGCCGAGCGCATTGACGGCGACGCCCGAGCCGAAATCGAGATAGCGCGCGCCGTCCTCGGTTTCGAGCCAGGAGCCCTCGCCCCGGGCGAACACGACGTCCTGGCGCGCATACGTCCCCATGACGGCAGGCGGCGCGGAGCGCGACGGGCCCCGAGAGGCACCCGCATCCTGGCTGGACGAGGCTCTGAGGGGTTTGGACATGGCGCCCATCCCACTCCCCAAAATGACGAAAGCCGCCCTTCCGGCGGCTGCGCGAAGCAGGCGTGATACGCCGCTGTTGCTCTCGTGTCAACGGATCGAAGGCCGGCGGGCGGGGCTCGTCCGGTCTCGCCATGAGCCAGGCTCGCCCCATCCAGCGCGGGACGTTATTCGCTGCAATTAATTCCGGGGAAAGGTCGGGAAAGGCCCGCATTACAAGGGACGGCGACTCACTCTGTGGCGAGCGAGCCACTCATTCGCTGTCAATACCCCTAGATCAACTAGGCGCGCCTTGTACAAGAAAAACAAGTTATTGTAGTTTGAGCGGGTCCAGACACGACATGTCGCTGAGTTTGCAGCATGTCCCGCGTACCTCGTCTGGCCTGCGTTCGGACCTTGTACCCTAGCGGCTTTCCGCCCGCCGGTCCGCCCTTAGTTCCGCGTCATCATCAGTTCGCGTTGCGAGCAGCATTTGGCTCTGCTCACGCTTGGCGTGTGTTCAACACATCGCCTCGTCGTGTCCGCCATCGCTCCGTTCGCGCGCCTGCCTGTCCGGGTTCCATGACCCGGAGGCGTTACGCTTTGAGGAGCACCGATCCATGGCTTGGAACGACGAACGGGTTGAGCTTTTGAAGAAGCTGTGGTCCGAGGGGCTCTCTGCCAGCCAGATCGCAGGACGCCTTGGCGGCGTCACGCGCAATGCCGTCATCGGCAAAGTTCACCGCCTCGGCCTTTCCGGCCGCGCGACCACGTCGCGGATGAAGTCGCATCGTCCGCGCACCCGCACGGCCGCCAACGCGCGCCGGGTCCAGCAGAAAACCCGCTTTGCGCCCCAGGGCAATCCGGCGCTTCGCGCGCTCTATCAGCCCGAGGCCGAGCCGTTTACGCCCTCGGTGGAAGAACTCGTGATCCCGCCGAAGGAGCGCCGCACGATCCAGACGCTCACCGAGTGCAGCTGCCGCTGGCCGATCGGCGATCCGCAGGCCGCCGACTTCCACTTCTGCGGCAAGACCAAGGTGGCCGGGCTTCCCTACTGCGAATTTCATGCGCGCCGCGCGTTCCAGCCGCCGCAGCCGCGCCGCCGCGAGCGCGAGATCCAGGAACCGCGCATTCCCGCACTGGCTGCCCAGGGCTCGGAAGACAAGGAATCCGCCGACGTTTGAGGATATCCGCCGCTTCACGCGGCAACCGTTTAGACGGGGGGAAAGGCCGGGCGCTCCGGGGGGCGCGCCCGGCCTTTCATTTGTCGATGACGGATGCCCCGCGTCAGGCGGTGAAGGTTGCGCGGGCGTCGTTGAGGGCGCCCGTGAGAGCACGCGCAAAATCGGCCCGTTCCTCGTCATTCAGGAGGCGCGCGAACTCGAATTCCCGGCCGTGAGAGGCGAGCTTCAGGCGATTGGCGCCGTCGTGACGCTCGCTGAACAGGACGCGAACCCAGTAGGGGTTGAACTCGAAGCTCTCGGATTTGCCCGATGCGGCAACCTGCGTGAGCGTCAGCGTTCGGGGCGTCAGCTCGACCAGCTCGTAAGCGGCGGCGGCGCGATAGTTGAGCTTGAACGCGATATAGACCAGCAGCACGTCGAGCCCGAAGAAGCCCATCACCGGCCAGGCCCCCATGAGCACGAAGGCCATGCCCATGACGAAGCTCGCCGCCCCGATCGCAACCATCAGGATCAGGAAGCCCTCGGGGCTGAGCGAGCGATGGGGGTGGAGAACGGCGCGAAACACGCTCGCGTCGGCCGATGCGGGTCCGGTATCATTCATGCGGTTAGCCTACTCGTAGAGTCGGGTTATCCTACTTTCAGGGTCAGAATTGTCAAAGCGCATGAGCACCGCACCCCGTTCCTCCTCCGCAAACCCGCCGCGCAAAAAGCCTGGAGCCGCCAAGGGGCGGGGGCGAAATCGCGGACTTACGCCGGCTGAGGTCGCGGAGGTCTTTCGGCGGTTTCAGGCGGCCGATCCAGAACCCAAGGGCGAGCTCGAGCATTCGAACCCTTACACGCTGCTCGTCGCCGTGGTGCTGTCCGCGCAGGCGACGGACGCAGGCGTCAACAAGGCGACGCGCGCCCTGTTCCAGAAAGCCGATACGCCGGAGAAGATGGTCGCACTCGGCGAGGACGTCGTGCGCGAGCACATCCGAACCATCGGGCTTTTCCGCGCGAAGGCGAAAAACGTCATTCTGCTCAGCGAGCGGCTGATCCGCGAATTCGCCAGCGAAGTGCCGCAGGATCGCGACGCGCTCGAAACGCTTCCGGGCGTCGGGCGCAAGACGGCGAACGTGGTCATGAACGTCGCATTCGGCGCGCCGACGATGGCTGTCGATACGCACGTGCTGCGCGTCTCGAACCGCATCGGGCTTTCGGACGGCAAGACACCGCTCAAGGTGGAAGAGGATCTACTCGCGAAAATCCCGCAGGAGTACGGCGTGTTCGCGCATCACTGGCTCATCCTGCACGGGCGTTATGTGTGCAAGGCGCGCAAGCCCGAATGCCCCCGATGCCTGATCCGCGATCTCTGCCGATATCCGGACAAGACGCCGGGGTGAAACGGCCAGAGGCCCCGCTCCCGCTGTCATCCCGGAAAGGCGGAGGCGCGTCTATGCTTCCGCGCTTTCAGCACGACCCGAAGCCCTATCCTGGACCCAGCGCAATGCTCGTCGAAGACGCGATATTTCGCGATAGAAGCTTTTCCTAGGTCCCGGCTCTGCGTTCCGTCATGCTGGAAGCATGCCTCCGGCATGACGCTCCACTTGGCCGGGATGACAGGTGGTCGTCGTGTCAGGCCACAGGGCGGTCGAGGCGGACGGCGATGCCGGCGTCGGCCATGTGCTTCTTCGCTTCGCCGATGGTGTAGGTGCCGAAGTGGAAGATGGACGCGGCGAGCACCGCGCTCGCATGGCCGTCGCGGACGCCGTCCACCAAGTGGTCGAGATTTCCAACACCGCCCGACGCGATGACAGGCACAGGAACCGCATCAGAAACAGCTCGAGTCAACGCGATGTCGAAACCGGCCTTGGTGCCGTCGCGGTCCATGGACGTGAGAAGGATTTCGCCCGCGCCGAGCGCGACGACCTCTTTCGCATAGTCAATCACGTCGATGCCGGTGGGCTTGCGTCCGCCGTGCGTGAAGATCTCCCAGCGCGGCGGCTCGCCTTCCGCCGACACGCGCTTGGCGTCGATGGCGACGACGATGCACTGCGCGCCGAACTTCTCGGACGCTTCGCGCACGAACTCGCGGTTGAACACGGCCGCCGTGTTGATCGAGACCTTGTCGGCACCGGCTTCGAGAAGTTTTCGGATGTCGTCCACGGTACGCACGCCGCCGCCGACCGTCAGCGGCATGAAGCAGCGCTCGGCCGTGCGTTCCACCACGTCGAAGATCACGTCGCGCGCTTCGTGCGACGCCGTGATGTCGAGAAAGCAGAGTTCGTCCGCGCCCGCCGCATCATAGGCCGCGGCGGCCTCCACGGGATCGCCCGCATCCACCAGATCCACGAAGTTCACGCCTTTGACGACGCGACCGTCTTTCACGTCAAGGCAGGGGATGATGCGAGTTTTCAGCATGGTGTCTCTGCTCATGTCCCGACGGAAGCGGGCATCTTATTTTCGCGCTCCCGGTATCATAGTCTCCGTACCCGCCACAAGGATATGAGGGTGCAGTATGTTCGTTACCGCTTCGAGCGACTGGATGGTTCTTTTGGCCGCGGCGTGCGCGCTGTCCGTGCTTGCGACCCTCGTCATCCGACGGCGCAGGACTTCGAGGCATCGCGGCGGACAGCATCCCACAAACCACGACCAGAGTTACGCGCCCCACTGGGGTGGCGCAGATACGACGTCGCGCTCCAAGAATTCGGATTCGTCCACGCGTTCGGATTGCTCCGACAGCGGGGGAGGCAGCGATGGCGGCGGAGGAGGCGGCGACTAGCGCGCCAGTGCATCACGCCGCCGCGAGCAGTTCCAACGCTTCCTTGGGGTCGATGCGTCCGTCGTAGAGCGCGCGGCCCGTGATCGCGCCCTCCAGAATGCTGTACTCCGGCGTCAGCAGCGCCTTCACATCCTCGATGGACGCAAGGCCGCCCGAGGCCACGACCGGGATCGAGACGGCGCGCGCGAGTTCGGCCGTTGCGGGCAGGTTGAGGCCGGTCAGCACGCCGTCGCGGTCGATGTCGGTGTAGACGATCGCCGCCACGCCCGCGTCCTCGAAGCGGCGCGCCAGATCGATGGCCGTCAGTTCCGACGTTTCGGCCCAGCCTTCGACGGCGACTTTGCCGCCGCGCGCATCGATGCCGACGGCGACGCGGCCGGGAAAGCTCTTGCAGGCTTCGCGGACGAGGTCCGGATCGCGCACGGCGGCCGTGCCAAGAATGACGCGGCGAATGCCGCGCGCGAGCCACGTCTCAACGGTTGCGAGATCGCGGATACCGCCGCCGAGCTGCACGGGCATCGTGGTGGCCTTCAGAATCGCGCTCACCGCGTCGGCGTTCACGGGGCGGCCCGCAAAGGCGCCGTTCAAATCGACGATGTGGAGATATTTGAAGCCCTGGCGCTCGAAGGTCTGGGCCTGGTCCACCGGGTCGTCGTTGAAGACCGTCGCCTCGCTCATTTCGCCGAGCTTGAGGCGGACGCACTTGCCATCCTTCAGGTCGATGGCCGGAAATAAAATCACACTAGGCCCCCTCGTTCTTGCCTTCGCGGGGCGGCTCGTTCCGCCATATGTTTGCTATGATATTGCCCGATCAATAGAGTTTGTCGCCAAGCGTCAAGTCCGTGTGTTCACATATGCCAGCCGTTTTTCACGCGTTATCGCCGCAGCCCGGGGCCGCCGCGCCTCTCACGGAGGATCATGCGATCGAGATCTGGATCGCCCGCTGGCTGCGTGTCCGGCGTGTCGATCTCGTCCGGCGCTATGGCTGCGACGCGCGGCGGCTCTACGAAATCTGGCAAGAGGACAGATTCGCGGGAAGCCGCGACAAGGCGCTCGAAGCCTTCGCTGCGCGCTTTCCTTCCCTCGTCGACCGCATCGATGCCGGGCCGCATGTGCGCGTTTCACGCACACCTCATCCCGATCAGCTTCATATGTTCGATTGAGAAAATCCGGTTAGCGCTTTGACGTCGCCGCGATTATCCATGTTCGGTGTGTTGCGGACATGTTCGTCATGCGCGCTCCGTTCGCCACTGTCTCTCCATAGCCGCACCGCGATGAGAACAAAATTCGAACGGACTCTAGACGCCCACAGCGACTCATGACACGTTCTCTCTACGTTCTCACCGCGTCCCCCACACTGCTCCTTGCCCACGGAGAGCCCCTCATGCGCACCTACCTCATCTCTTACGATCTCGCGAAGCCCCACCTCATCAAGCACGTCGTCGCCCAGGCGATCATGGCTGCCGGCCAGAGCTGGGCCCGCCCCCTGGAACAGACCTGGTACGTGCGTTCGGAGGAGAGCGAGGAAGCGATCGAAGCGAAGATGATGCGCATCCTCGAAGCCGAGGACGGCCTCCTGATCCAGCGCGTGAAGGACGAGGCCGTGCTGACGAACACCTCGATCCGCTGGTTCAAGCAGCGCCAGGCCGGCGTCGAGGCCGGTG
It encodes:
- a CDS encoding GcrA family cell cycle regulator; amino-acid sequence: MAWNDERVELLKKLWSEGLSASQIAGRLGGVTRNAVIGKVHRLGLSGRATTSRMKSHRPRTRTAANARRVQQKTRFAPQGNPALRALYQPEAEPFTPSVEELVIPPKERRTIQTLTECSCRWPIGDPQAADFHFCGKTKVAGLPYCEFHARRAFQPPQPRRREREIQEPRIPALAAQGSEDKESADV
- a CDS encoding DUF2244 domain-containing protein: MNDTGPASADASVFRAVLHPHRSLSPEGFLILMVAIGAASFVMGMAFVLMGAWPVMGFFGLDVLLVYIAFKLNYRAAAAYELVELTPRTLTLTQVAASGKSESFEFNPYWVRVLFSERHDGANRLKLASHGREFEFARLLNDEERADFARALTGALNDARATFTA
- the nth gene encoding endonuclease III codes for the protein MSTAPRSSSANPPRKKPGAAKGRGRNRGLTPAEVAEVFRRFQAADPEPKGELEHSNPYTLLVAVVLSAQATDAGVNKATRALFQKADTPEKMVALGEDVVREHIRTIGLFRAKAKNVILLSERLIREFASEVPQDRDALETLPGVGRKTANVVMNVAFGAPTMAVDTHVLRVSNRIGLSDGKTPLKVEEDLLAKIPQEYGVFAHHWLILHGRYVCKARKPECPRCLIRDLCRYPDKTPG
- the hisF gene encoding imidazole glycerol phosphate synthase subunit HisF, producing the protein MLKTRIIPCLDVKDGRVVKGVNFVDLVDAGDPVEAAAAYDAAGADELCFLDITASHEARDVIFDVVERTAERCFMPLTVGGGVRTVDDIRKLLEAGADKVSINTAAVFNREFVREASEKFGAQCIVVAIDAKRVSAEGEPPRWEIFTHGGRKPTGIDVIDYAKEVVALGAGEILLTSMDRDGTKAGFDIALTRAVSDAVPVPVIASGGVGNLDHLVDGVRDGHASAVLAASIFHFGTYTIGEAKKHMADAGIAVRLDRPVA
- the hisA gene encoding 1-(5-phosphoribosyl)-5-[(5-phosphoribosylamino)methylideneamino]imidazole-4-carboxamide isomerase — protein: MILFPAIDLKDGKCVRLKLGEMSEATVFNDDPVDQAQTFERQGFKYLHIVDLNGAFAGRPVNADAVSAILKATTMPVQLGGGIRDLATVETWLARGIRRVILGTAAVRDPDLVREACKSFPGRVAVGIDARGGKVAVEGWAETSELTAIDLARRFEDAGVAAIVYTDIDRDGVLTGLNLPATAELARAVSIPVVASGGLASIEDVKALLTPEYSILEGAITGRALYDGRIDPKEALELLAAA